GGGGGCAGTGGGGAGTGTGGGGAGTAGAATAATAACCAGCCATTAACCACTAACTACTAATGTACAGACGCGAGGAACATCGCGTCTGTACCCACCAACCACTAACAACCAACAATCAACCACCAACCAATTCCCAGTATCATAAATATTGGAGTAGTTTTGTAAATGAACTTAAGAAGTACAACTATGGAGATTTTGACATTAGGATGGGTTTCACTGCTGGTTGTTTTCACTTGGTCAATTGCAATGGTAGTTTGGGGTCGTAACGGATTGTAGAGGTGTCGTGGAAAGTCCACTCTTAAATATTTTGGCTTTGGTTGCTCTGGTGCTACTGGTAGTAGTCACTGGAGGAGTTGGTTATCTGACGCTGGCTGATTGGCGCGATCGCCGTCTTCAAGAACAAGAAAAACGCGAACTCCGACGCACCAATCCTAAGCGGCGATGAAATTCTACAAATAGAGACGCTTCAACAGTTATCAGTTATCAGTTATCAGATTTATCTTTGTTTACTGATAACTTATGACTGATTAAAATGGAGCGTCTCTACAAATTCTGTGTGTTTCAGGAAAAAATTATTGCTTTTGATAGTAATCCCAAACTAATGCAATCAGCACTGCTAAACCAGTAATTGCCAAAGCATGAAAAGGGTTTTGTCCTTGACTAACAGCAAAAGATGTAACTACACCAGCACCTAAGGCAGCGGTAACAGCAGCAGTAACCAAACCAGATTGGGAATTGCGATTATACATATTGATCTTTGAGAGTGAATAGTTTGAATTCAAGGCACTATATCTCCCTCAAAATAACATTCAGTTTTTTTAAGATTGACCTTTTGGTAAATATCGCAATTAAGCTTTACTTTTG
Above is a genomic segment from Fischerella sp. JS2 containing:
- the petN gene encoding cytochrome b6-f complex subunit PetN, whose amino-acid sequence is MEILTLGWVSLLVVFTWSIAMVVWGRNGL